TTTGGCATTGATGAACTGAAAAATACAAGACATATTACAGTCGGTTTACTGAACACCACTTTCCAGAATCGCAAATGATTTCCGTTCACAATCAATCTCAGCCTTCGCTCCATACGGCAAGATACACTTCGGTTCCGTATGTCCGAAATTTACGTTATAGAGAATTGGCAGATGTGCCAGTTTATATTCCTTCATTACTTTTCGGATTTCTGCTTTATATTCCTCGTAATATTTTTCATCCTGGGGTTTGCCAAAAATCATTCCATTGGCTGCTTGGAGAATACCTTGTGCTGCATAATTACGCAGCCAACGTGTAATGAAACCCGGCTCAGGTTTCTCTTCCGATGTTTCAAAGAACAGAATACTGTTATCCCAATACTTTGTATCCGGCCAAAGCTCTGTCCCTTTCGCAAACTCCAGTACTTCCATACAGCCGCCGATCAGCCGTCCTTGCACAACACCTGAACCTTGAAGCAGTTCATAGCCCTTGTTTTGATTCATCGTCCGCCGTATATTTTTATTCGATTCTACCCATTCCAGTCTCTCGCTTGTCCATTCTTCAGCAGGTTGAATGTCTCCGATTTTTTCATTGGAAAAGAAAGTCCGGTTCACCATTTCGATTGTATATGGATTCATCTCTACGTTTTCAGCGAAATCAGTTAAAATAGCCGGCCCGTAAAAAGATGAAAGACCCGCTTTATGGCAAAACAAATGGGATATGGTGACATCAGAATACCCTGTGAAAATCTTGGGATTGTTTTGTATCACCTTGAAATCAATATAGGGAAGCAATCGAATACTGTCCTCTCCTCCAATATTCGCAAATATTCCTTTAATAGCTGGGTCATTGAACGCCGTCATTAGGTCTTCAGCACGCGCTTCGGGATGTTCATATAGATAATCTGCTCCCTTCAAACTGTTGGGCATCGGAACAGCGATCAAACCAAAGATCTCCTCCAGTCTTTTCACTCCTTGTTCATAGCGCCACCTAAGTTCCGGTTCGCCCGCACCTCCCCACGACGGACTGACCGTCGCGAAATGATCTCCCCGCTGAAGTTTCTTTGGTTTCGTCAGCATTCTGGACCTCCTAGTATATTTTTTATTTCTTCGACTTTTCTTCA
The Sporosarcina sp. P33 genome window above contains:
- a CDS encoding S66 peptidase family protein, which translates into the protein MLTKPKKLQRGDHFATVSPSWGGAGEPELRWRYEQGVKRLEEIFGLIAVPMPNSLKGADYLYEHPEARAEDLMTAFNDPAIKGIFANIGGEDSIRLLPYIDFKVIQNNPKIFTGYSDVTISHLFCHKAGLSSFYGPAILTDFAENVEMNPYTIEMVNRTFFSNEKIGDIQPAEEWTSERLEWVESNKNIRRTMNQNKGYELLQGSGVVQGRLIGGCMEVLEFAKGTELWPDTKYWDNSILFFETSEEKPEPGFITRWLRNYAAQGILQAANGMIFGKPQDEKYYEEYKAEIRKVMKEYKLAHLPILYNVNFGHTEPKCILPYGAKAEIDCERKSFAILESGVQ